attaaccgaaaaataataaatacatatctaaaaGTAATTTTGTCACAATTCTTAATTTGCCTGTAGTTAGCATTCATtccaatttaatattatttatcaaatatccaaatacatatgtatatatgtatattgcattcATATTATTTATGAGGAAGTATGTTGGAACGGAATatgagtaaatataaaaattacattgtctacggacctatgtatgtatggatgtatacatatacatatgtatggtaagtaagtttagtataaaattattactaatataGGATTTGAGTAGAAATTTATCCGACAATATATTAGCAAATTGTGAATTGATCGCATAAAACCGCTTTTTGTTTTCATACTATTATTTTActtcatttaaattgaaatgtgaCTTTTTCATGTATATACTCTTGATAGTTAATGAATAACAACACAAGGGCCCTAACAATAACCTcacgttatttttttattttttatttatatttatttcttaatgaaaACATCTTATTACTTCTTTAGATCATtgctaatataaattattttaaatttgtaaaataattttaaggtttgatttaaaaataattgagaaaattaaatttaaagagggaaattttgacttttataGAGCAAAGTTTggacaaaatttcattttaaatgaaaaatatataccgTAAAGAAATATgagcattaaaatattaaagcaacaCATTTAGGCTATCAAACTGCGTATAAAATggtttcttaaattaaatatttgatttttagtaaattaaataaacttaaaacttgcACTGGATCGTTCAATTTTGTTACTCATCTTTTCACCTCGCTTCTCAATTTAAGAAGGTATAGCAATTTAAAGGTATTACTTCATCTATAAATTAGTGCGTAAAGtgtgtatttaataaatacaaaataaaagtttataaaagtgaaaatgtcTGAAGCAATTGCTGTTACGAATGTTAATTCTCCGGTAGCCGGATCTTCTGCTATTTCTGAGAAAAAAGTTGCTGCTAAAAAAGCTGTTAAGCCAAAAAAGCCTTCAGTCGCTCCTACTCATCCACCAACTCAACAAATGGTTGATGCatcaattaagaatttaaaagaaCGTGGTGGCTCATCACTTTTAGCTATTAAAAAGTACATCAGTGCTACATACAAATGTGATGCTCAAAAATTAGCACCATTTATCAAGCGTTATTTGAAATCTGCTGTTACTAGTGGTAAATTAATTCAAACTAAAGGAAAGGGTGCATCTGGTTCTTTTAAATTATCAGTGGCTGCCAATAAATCAAGTAAATCTGGTGAAGGTAAATCGAAGTCAAAAGCGGTGAAATCCATTGAGAAGAAGCCCAAAAAGAAATCGGCAGATGGTGTGGCGTCAAAGAAGAAGGCAGCAGTTGGCGGTAAGAAAGCAAGTGGcgaaaaaaaagtgaagaaaactgtTGCTAGCAAGAAAACAGCagagaagaaaaaagtgaaaaggctAAAGCGAAGGATGCAAAAAAGACTGGATCTGTTAAAGCCAAACCAGCTAAAGCTAAATCGACTCCAAATAAAGCAAAGgcgttaaaagcaaaaacacctAGTGTTAAAACCAAGAAAGCCGCGGTCAATAAAAAGCCAGTCGCCAAGAAAGCGCCATCTAAAAAGTAAAGCCcaggtaaaagaaaaaaaactatgtggcaaataagaaataaaataagccCTTTTCAGGgctacaaaaatgtttaacatatcgatcaaaaatggatttttagcaagaacattaaaataattttaattattaaatgaatTGATGATGattgtgcacatatgtattatgtgtTTTCATATATATCATTCaatgtatacaataaaaattacatatcatgtttatatctcaattacattataagtaaaacagttcataaataaaaaatgtacgtTTACAAAGGGTGACaattagatatttattttattttattttctttggaatTTCACAGCTGCTGGCATAATTAAGATTACCCTATACTAAAtagatttgcaaaaaaaatgtgtaccaTATTGCCCACGCTTACTctatattgaatagtttattatgaTAGTATTACCAGTGCCACAGTAACGCATGGCCAAATCTACTAGTACATATACTGTGTTTGTATACTCATAAATCatctctttgttaatttatatgttGTGGCCCTGAAAAGGgcctttttgctattttttttttaatcatttgaacAAATTACTTGGAACTTGTGTATTTAGTGACAGCTTTGGTACCTTCGCTCACAGCAGCATGTTTGGCTAATTCACCAGGCAAAAGTAAACGTACAGCAGTTTGGATTTCGCGACTAGTGATAGTTGAACGTTTATTGTAATGAGCTAAACGCGATGCTTCGGCAGCGATACGctcaaaaatatcatttacaaaACTGTTCATGATACTCATGGCTTTTGATGAAATACCAGTATCAGGATGTACTTGCTTCAACactttataaatgtaaatagcATAACTTTCCTTCCTCTTGCGCTTCTTCTTCTTGTcgtttttagtaatatttttttgggccTTACCAGCCTTCTTTGCTGCTTTTCCACTAGTTTTAGGAGGCATGTTTTTTCTCACTTTACTTTTTCACTAACACTTtgcgaaataaattttatactcaCAATAAAGCAGTTGCTTTAAAgtacattttttcatataaagtaTTCGCGAAGTCGATTAAAGGTGCACGTGAAGATGACGAGTCACGAAGTTATGTCAATACACCTTAactgtgaaatgaaaaagtatatAAGCAGCGTTAGTATGTTGGAGGAATTTATATAAAGTGAGTGAATTGTGCAGTGTACATTGTGCAAGCTTGTAGTGATTCATATTTCCTTTTCGTGTGttaactaaaattatatttaaaaatgtctgGACGTGGTAAAGGTGGTAAAGTGAAGGGCAAGGCAAAGTCGCGTTCAAATCGTGCTGGTCTTCAATTTCCTGTCGGTCGTATACACCGTTTGTTGCGCAAAGGCAATTATGCTGAACGTGTTGGTGCTGGTGCTCCCGTATATTTAGCTGCTGTTATGGAATATTTGGCAGCTGAAGTTCTTGAATTGGCTGGTAATGCTGCCCGTGATAACAAAAAGACAAGAATTATTCCAAGACATTTACAATTGGCCATCCGTAATGATGAAGAATTGAATAAACTATTATCTGGAGTCACTATTGCTCAAGGTGGTGTTTTGCCAAATATTCAAGCTGTACTTTTACCAAAGAAGACTGAGAAAGCATAAATTTCTATCTCGGAGAGAcatattatctaaaaaaaagaataaaaccgTCCTTTTCAGGACGACAAACTTTTATATTCAAAGAGGTTGAtattactttcaaaaaaaactacatatgtattagtaaTAAAACTTGATTCGTTATATAAAACTGGTTGCATACGATAcacatataacaacaacaacaaatattagatTCATACTCATGAATGTATAAGTAAAGTCATCTGGAGAGACAGCGTACGGTATAATACAGTAGGTAGATAATACTCGTAGCGAAAAAAACTTGATGGTGGTATACATGTACAGGTTCCGTGGATTCTATTCggaatttaatttgtaaattaatttctatctacagcatatacatagtatatcataagatttaaagttttaatctTTTGCTGAGAAATTGTGGTCCTGAAAAGGACcgtttaagtatttatttttatcattatatgtaaaattttgatcTTTCGTTGAGCAATTGTGGT
This genomic window from Bactrocera neohumeralis isolate Rockhampton unplaced genomic scaffold, APGP_CSIRO_Bneo_wtdbg2-racon-allhic-juicebox.fasta_v2 ctg2629, whole genome shotgun sequence contains:
- the LOC126766834 gene encoding histone H2B-like, giving the protein MPPKTSGKAAKKAGKAQKNITKNDKKKKRKRKESYAIYIYKVLKQVHPDTGISSKAMSIMNSFVNDIFERIAAEASRLAHYNKRSTITSREIQTAVRLLLPGELAKHAAVSEGTKAVTKYTSSK
- the LOC126766835 gene encoding histone H2A-like, with product MSGRGKGGKVKGKAKSRSNRAGLQFPVGRIHRLLRKGNYAERVGAGAPVYLAAVMEYLAAEVLELAGNAARDNKKTRIIPRHLQLAIRNDEELNKLLSGVTIAQGGVLPNIQAVLLPKKTEKA